From a region of the Paenibacillus segetis genome:
- a CDS encoding aspartate carbamoyltransferase catalytic subunit, translating to MTMTSSLLKERSLLGLKDLSATEIISILNRAAYWEGQSEKVVPVLKDKFVANMFFENSTRTRFSFEMAQKRLGAEVLNFSAAVSSVEKGESIYDTVRTLESMGIDAGVIRLKPIGLLEELATKVSVPLVNAGDGNNEHPTQALLDMFTMKQHFGELKGLKVSIIGDIKHSRVARSNLWALQKMGAEVKLTAPESMQAPELAAYAPYVSMEEALCADVVMMLRVQLERHADGILKSADQYRLQYGMTEERASKLAPHVMIMHPAPVNRNVEIDDAVVEHPQSRIFKQMANGVPIRMAVMERAMK from the coding sequence ATGACTATGACCTCTTCTTTATTAAAAGAACGGAGTTTACTAGGACTTAAAGACTTAAGCGCGACTGAGATCATCTCTATACTCAATCGCGCTGCTTACTGGGAAGGACAGAGTGAGAAGGTCGTTCCGGTTTTAAAAGATAAATTCGTTGCTAATATGTTTTTTGAGAATAGTACTCGTACACGCTTTTCTTTTGAAATGGCACAGAAACGATTAGGTGCTGAAGTATTAAACTTCTCTGCGGCTGTATCTAGCGTGGAGAAGGGGGAGTCGATTTATGACACGGTTCGTACTTTGGAATCGATGGGAATCGACGCCGGAGTAATTCGGCTTAAACCAATAGGTCTACTAGAAGAGCTTGCAACGAAAGTATCGGTTCCGCTTGTTAACGCGGGTGATGGTAACAATGAGCATCCAACGCAAGCCCTTCTCGATATGTTTACCATGAAGCAACATTTTGGTGAACTGAAAGGTCTTAAAGTGTCGATTATTGGCGATATCAAACATAGCCGAGTGGCACGCTCAAACTTGTGGGCGCTCCAGAAGATGGGAGCCGAAGTTAAACTGACTGCACCGGAAAGTATGCAGGCACCTGAACTTGCAGCGTACGCACCGTATGTATCTATGGAAGAGGCGCTTTGCGCTGATGTAGTTATGATGCTACGAGTACAGCTAGAACGCCACGCTGATGGGATTTTGAAGTCAGCGGATCAATATCGATTGCAATATGGCATGACAGAGGAAAGAGCTTCAAAGCTTGCTCCACACGTCATGATCATGCACCCAGCTCCAGTGAACAGAAATGTTGAGATTGACGATGCCGTTGTAGAGCATCCTCAATCGAGAATTTTTAAACAAATGGCAAATGGAGTACCTATTAGAATGGCGGTAATGGAACGCGCCATGAAATAA
- the carB gene encoding carbamoyl-phosphate synthase large subunit yields the protein MPINKELKKILVIGSGPIVIGQAAEFDYAGTQACQALKEEGVEVVLINSNPATIMTDTNMADKVYIEPITLDFVTQIIRQERPDGLLPTLGGQTGLNMAVELARAGVLERENVRLLGTQLHSIEKAEDRDLFRDLMRELEQPVPDSTIITTVDEAMRFAEEIGYPVIVRPAYTLGGTGGGICATEEELLETVASGIRYSPIGQCLIEKSIAGMKEVEYEVMRDANDNCIVVCNMENFDPVGVHTGDSIVVAPSQTLSDREYQMLRSASLKIIRALNIEGGCNVQFALDPQSFQYYVIEVNPRVSRSSALASKATGYPIAKMAAKIALGYTLDEIVNPVTGQTYACFEPTLDYIVSKIPRWPFDKFVHANRKLGTQMKATGEVMAIGRTFEESIQKAVRSLEIGTHRLYLKGTEELDTETLDRRLIQADDERLFLVAEAFRRGYSLQQIQDLSQIDWWFLDKIERLVKFESDIAAETSLSYETLYEAKRLGFTDRAIAELRAKSQPNGSHLTEESVTNFRKENNLRPVYKMVDTCAAEFEASTPYYYSTYETENEVLRTEKEKIVVLGSGPIRIGQGIEFDYSTVHAVWAIQKAGYEAVIINNNPETVSTDFNTSDRLYFEPLFFEDVMNVIEEEKPVGVIVQFGGQTAINLAAPLEAAGVRILGTSLESIDEAEDRKKFEALLSKLSIAQPTGKTVTSVDEAVGTAQAIGYPVLVRPSYVLGGRAMEIVYTDEELLKYMTEAVNINPDHPVLIDRYMLGKEVEVDAICDGETVIIPGIMEHVERAGVHSGDSIAVYPPQHLSAELSEKIVDITIKIAKELKTIGLVNIQFVIYKDEVYVIEVNPRSSRTVPFLSKVTNIPMANVATQCILGTKLKDLGYVDGLWPESDYVSVKVPVFSFAKLRRVEPTLGPEMKSTGEVMGRDKQYAKALYKGLIGAGMKIPTTGAIIATIADKDKDEAVRLLRGFYNMGYHIIATGGTATALTEAGIHVTTVNKLSDGTPNILDLIRNGEAHFVINTLTKGKEPQRDGFRIRREAVENGIVCMTSLDTVSALLTMLETINFSSQAMPSL from the coding sequence ATGCCGATCAATAAAGAACTAAAGAAGATCCTCGTTATCGGTTCTGGACCGATTGTCATTGGGCAAGCAGCTGAGTTCGATTACGCTGGAACACAGGCTTGTCAGGCGCTGAAAGAAGAAGGCGTTGAAGTGGTTCTCATTAACAGCAACCCTGCTACAATTATGACGGACACAAATATGGCGGATAAAGTATACATTGAGCCGATTACTTTAGATTTTGTTACTCAAATTATTAGACAAGAACGTCCTGATGGTCTACTACCAACACTTGGCGGACAAACGGGACTGAACATGGCCGTGGAACTTGCACGCGCTGGTGTCTTGGAACGTGAGAATGTTAGGCTCTTAGGAACACAGCTTCATTCCATTGAGAAAGCGGAAGATCGTGATTTGTTCCGTGACTTGATGCGTGAATTGGAACAACCTGTGCCAGATAGTACGATCATTACTACAGTGGATGAAGCTATGCGTTTCGCTGAAGAGATTGGTTATCCAGTCATTGTACGTCCGGCATATACGCTTGGCGGTACTGGCGGCGGGATCTGTGCAACAGAAGAAGAATTGCTTGAAACGGTCGCTTCGGGTATCCGTTACAGTCCGATCGGTCAGTGCTTGATTGAGAAATCAATTGCAGGTATGAAAGAAGTAGAATATGAAGTTATGCGTGATGCGAATGACAACTGTATCGTTGTTTGTAACATGGAAAACTTTGATCCTGTCGGTGTACATACCGGTGACAGTATCGTAGTTGCACCGAGTCAGACGCTTTCAGATCGTGAGTATCAAATGCTTCGCTCGGCATCACTTAAGATCATCCGTGCACTGAATATCGAGGGTGGTTGTAACGTACAATTTGCTCTAGATCCTCAGAGCTTCCAATACTATGTCATTGAAGTGAACCCACGTGTTAGCCGTTCTTCTGCACTAGCTTCCAAAGCAACGGGATATCCGATCGCTAAAATGGCTGCAAAAATTGCACTAGGCTACACGCTCGACGAAATCGTGAATCCAGTAACAGGACAAACTTATGCATGTTTCGAACCAACACTAGATTATATCGTTAGCAAAATTCCTCGTTGGCCTTTCGACAAATTCGTGCATGCTAATCGTAAGCTCGGAACACAAATGAAAGCGACTGGCGAAGTGATGGCGATCGGACGGACATTTGAAGAATCAATTCAAAAAGCCGTTCGTTCCCTGGAAATTGGTACTCATCGCCTTTACTTAAAAGGTACGGAAGAATTGGATACAGAGACATTAGATCGACGCCTCATCCAAGCGGACGACGAAAGATTATTCTTAGTTGCTGAAGCGTTCCGCCGTGGTTACTCTTTGCAACAGATTCAGGATTTGAGTCAAATCGATTGGTGGTTCTTAGACAAGATCGAGCGACTCGTGAAGTTCGAAAGTGATATTGCGGCTGAAACTTCGTTATCCTATGAAACACTGTATGAAGCTAAACGTCTTGGATTTACAGATCGGGCGATAGCTGAGCTTCGTGCTAAGAGTCAACCGAATGGCAGTCATTTGACCGAAGAGAGTGTAACGAACTTCCGTAAAGAAAATAACCTTCGTCCAGTATATAAAATGGTTGATACCTGTGCGGCAGAGTTTGAAGCATCTACACCTTACTACTATTCTACTTACGAGACGGAGAACGAGGTTCTACGTACAGAGAAAGAGAAAATCGTTGTCCTTGGTTCCGGACCAATCCGGATCGGTCAAGGTATTGAATTTGACTACTCTACCGTGCATGCGGTTTGGGCAATTCAAAAAGCGGGTTATGAAGCGGTAATTATCAACAATAACCCGGAAACGGTATCTACGGATTTCAATACGTCAGATCGTCTCTACTTCGAGCCGTTATTCTTCGAAGATGTTATGAATGTTATTGAAGAAGAAAAGCCAGTTGGTGTAATTGTGCAATTCGGTGGTCAAACGGCTATCAATTTGGCAGCACCGTTAGAAGCAGCGGGTGTGCGCATTCTAGGAACTTCTCTGGAGAGCATCGATGAAGCTGAGGATCGTAAAAAATTCGAAGCACTTCTATCCAAACTGAGTATTGCCCAACCGACAGGTAAGACAGTGACCTCAGTAGATGAAGCGGTAGGGACAGCTCAGGCAATTGGGTATCCGGTACTTGTTCGTCCGTCCTATGTACTTGGTGGACGCGCGATGGAAATTGTATATACGGATGAAGAATTGTTGAAGTATATGACGGAGGCCGTTAACATCAATCCAGATCATCCGGTATTGATCGACCGTTATATGCTGGGTAAAGAAGTAGAAGTCGATGCAATCTGTGATGGTGAAACAGTAATTATTCCGGGCATTATGGAGCATGTCGAACGTGCCGGAGTTCACTCTGGTGATTCCATTGCGGTATATCCACCACAGCACTTGTCTGCAGAGCTTAGTGAGAAAATCGTGGATATCACCATAAAAATTGCTAAAGAATTGAAAACGATTGGTTTGGTAAATATCCAATTCGTTATTTATAAAGATGAAGTGTATGTTATCGAGGTTAACCCACGTTCCTCACGGACCGTACCGTTCTTAAGTAAAGTAACGAATATTCCAATGGCAAATGTAGCGACTCAGTGTATTCTGGGTACAAAACTTAAAGATTTAGGATACGTGGATGGTTTGTGGCCAGAGAGTGATTATGTCTCTGTAAAAGTTCCGGTATTCTCCTTCGCGAAGCTTCGTCGTGTTGAACCAACACTTGGTCCTGAGATGAAGTCGACTGGTGAGGTTATGGGACGCGATAAACAGTATGCCAAGGCATTATATAAAGGTCTGATCGGCGCAGGAATGAAGATTCCTACAACCGGAGCGATTATTGCTACCATTGCTGATAAAGATAAGGATGAAGCGGTTAGATTGCTTCGTGGCTTCTATAACATGGGCTACCATATTATTGCGACTGGCGGAACGGCTACTGCACTTACTGAAGCAGGAATTCACGTAACCACAGTTAACAAACTTAGTGATGGTACGCCGAATATTCTTGATTTGATTCGTAACGGCGAAGCTCACTTCGTGATTAATACCTTGACTAAAGGTAAGGAACCACAGCGCGATGGCTTCCGTATCCGCCGTGAAGCGGTAGAGAACGGAATCGTCTGCATGACCTCGTTGGATACAGTGTCTGCACTGCTAACGATGCTCGAGACGATCAACTTCTCGTCCCAAGCTATGCCTTCTCTGTAA
- the carA gene encoding glutamine-hydrolyzing carbamoyl-phosphate synthase small subunit, with protein MQARLLLEDGTLFTGKSFGAEGDKTGEVVFNTGITGYQEVLSDPSYCGQIVTMTYPLIGNYGITRDDFESIAPSINGFVVRRYEPTPSNWRAQYNLGDLLKEYGIPGIHDIDTRMLTRIIRHHGTMKGIITTSSKSDQELREMMASTSIEELRNQVAQTSTKHMYTSPGSKERIVLVDFGAKSGILRELNKRDCDVVVVPHDITADEIRRLKPDGIQLSNGPGDPKDVPYAAKMVSELLGEYPIFGICLGHQLFALACGADTQKLKFGHRGGNHPVKELESGRCYITSQNHGYTVTESSIAGTKLEVTHINNNDKTIEGLKHSEYPAFSVQYHPEAAPGPYDNSYLFDRFLEMIREHKQNHPQRSRQAELMAASKGEL; from the coding sequence ATGCAGGCAAGATTGTTGTTGGAAGACGGGACACTGTTTACCGGAAAGTCATTCGGAGCAGAGGGCGACAAGACGGGAGAAGTCGTGTTTAATACAGGAATTACAGGCTACCAAGAAGTATTGTCTGATCCATCCTATTGTGGACAAATTGTAACAATGACTTATCCACTGATCGGCAACTACGGCATTACTCGGGACGATTTCGAATCCATCGCCCCATCAATTAACGGGTTTGTTGTACGTCGGTATGAACCGACTCCAAGTAATTGGCGCGCACAATATAATCTGGGAGACCTGTTGAAAGAGTACGGTATCCCAGGGATTCATGATATCGATACACGGATGTTGACTCGGATTATCCGTCATCATGGGACAATGAAGGGGATTATTACAACTTCCTCTAAGTCGGATCAAGAGCTCAGAGAAATGATGGCTTCTACTAGCATTGAAGAATTGCGTAATCAAGTGGCACAAACATCTACTAAACATATGTACACAAGTCCGGGATCGAAAGAACGTATCGTCCTTGTCGATTTTGGTGCAAAAAGCGGTATATTGCGTGAATTAAACAAACGTGACTGTGATGTAGTCGTTGTACCGCATGATATTACGGCTGACGAAATCCGTCGTCTGAAACCTGATGGTATTCAACTGTCGAATGGCCCTGGGGATCCGAAAGACGTGCCTTACGCAGCTAAGATGGTATCCGAGCTGCTTGGAGAGTATCCAATCTTCGGAATTTGCTTAGGCCACCAGTTGTTTGCTCTTGCTTGTGGTGCTGACACGCAGAAGCTGAAGTTTGGTCATCGCGGTGGTAACCACCCGGTAAAAGAATTGGAATCAGGACGCTGCTATATTACTTCACAGAACCACGGGTATACAGTAACTGAATCCTCGATCGCTGGTACAAAGCTGGAAGTAACTCACATCAATAATAACGATAAAACGATTGAAGGTTTGAAACATAGTGAATATCCGGCTTTCTCGGTACAATACCACCCAGAAGCTGCACCAGGACCGTACGATAACAGTTATTTGTTCGACCGCTTCCTCGAAATGATTCGAGAACATAAGCAGAATCATCCACAAAGATCTCGTCAGGCTGAACTGATGGCCGCTTCGAAAGGAGAACTATAA
- a CDS encoding LL-diaminopimelate aminotransferase, which yields MTIENYLDTYIQSQFADRIGGANYGKDTAIYKFEKIKRAKAAAKKNYPDVELIDMGIGEPDDMADAGIVSKLAEEAAKLENRGYADNGIQEFKEAATQYLEEVFSVAGIDPITEVVHSIGSKPALAMLPTCFINPGDITILTVPGYPILGTHTKYLGGEVYTVQLTEENNFLPDLDSIPVDIALRAKLLYLNYPNNPTGASATREFFAEAIEWAKKYNVVIIHDAPYAALTYDGQKPLSFLSVPGAKDVGVELHSLSKSFNMTGWRIGFVAGNPLIVKAFSDVKDNNDSGQFIAIQKAAAYGLAHPEITRSISLKYSRRHEMLVHALNELGFTAKKPKGSFFLYVEAPKAVVGGPTFQSAEDFSQYLIREHLISTVPWDDAGRFIRFSVTFMASDEVAERAVISEIKKRLGKVQFQF from the coding sequence ATGACAATAGAGAATTACCTAGATACCTATATTCAGAGCCAATTTGCTGACCGTATCGGTGGGGCGAATTACGGTAAAGATACAGCAATATATAAATTTGAGAAGATCAAACGGGCAAAAGCAGCGGCGAAAAAGAATTATCCTGATGTGGAACTGATCGACATGGGAATCGGCGAGCCTGATGATATGGCGGATGCTGGCATTGTGTCCAAACTGGCTGAAGAGGCAGCTAAGCTCGAGAACCGGGGATATGCTGACAACGGTATACAGGAGTTCAAAGAAGCAGCTACGCAGTATCTAGAAGAGGTATTCTCAGTAGCTGGGATTGACCCCATTACGGAAGTCGTGCATTCCATCGGCTCCAAACCTGCATTAGCCATGCTTCCTACCTGCTTTATTAATCCTGGCGACATTACGATTCTTACCGTTCCTGGTTATCCAATTCTAGGTACACACACAAAATATTTGGGCGGCGAAGTGTATACAGTACAACTAACGGAAGAGAATAACTTTCTGCCTGATCTGGATTCGATCCCGGTCGACATTGCTCTCAGAGCCAAACTATTGTATCTAAATTATCCAAACAATCCAACGGGTGCTAGTGCTACGAGAGAATTTTTTGCGGAAGCGATTGAATGGGCGAAGAAATATAATGTCGTCATCATACATGATGCCCCTTACGCAGCTTTAACCTATGATGGGCAAAAGCCACTGAGCTTCCTTTCTGTTCCTGGTGCCAAAGATGTTGGAGTTGAACTACATTCATTGTCGAAATCATTTAATATGACAGGGTGGAGAATAGGTTTTGTCGCAGGTAATCCGCTCATTGTGAAGGCATTTAGCGATGTGAAAGATAATAATGATTCAGGTCAATTTATCGCGATTCAAAAAGCAGCAGCATATGGATTAGCTCACCCTGAAATTACAAGATCCATTTCTCTCAAGTATTCACGTCGTCACGAAATGTTAGTTCATGCTTTGAATGAACTTGGATTTACAGCGAAGAAGCCGAAAGGTTCATTTTTCTTATACGTAGAAGCACCGAAGGCTGTCGTGGGAGGACCTACTTTTCAGTCGGCAGAAGACTTTTCCCAGTATCTTATTCGAGAACATCTGATTTCAACAGTACCATGGGATGATGCTGGCCGCTTTATTCGTTTTTCTGTGACGTTTATGGCAAGCGATGAGGTTGCGGAACGAGCTGTTATTTCAGAAATTAAGAAACGCTTAGGGAAGGTTCAATTTCAGTTTTAA
- a CDS encoding TraR/DksA C4-type zinc finger protein codes for MPHLTQYQLTELKSKLQADQESLKERLTQNDHYGVGQSLRDNTSEFSSLDNHPADIGTELFEREKDLALCDHDELQLTRIEDALERIDKGNYGVCVTCGNPISFQRLSAIPETAYCKEHSPQSVVSTDRPVEEEILSPPFGRTSMDEYENPGFDGEDTWQILEAYGTSTSPAYSEDADIGSYDDMGIESDREMDGFVESYESYVATDIYGQNVFFYRNGQYQELMSSTEHLDSEDSLGTGPNTY; via the coding sequence ATGCCACATCTGACGCAGTATCAGTTGACTGAACTTAAATCCAAGCTCCAAGCTGATCAAGAAAGTCTTAAAGAACGTCTCACACAAAATGATCATTACGGAGTCGGCCAATCCTTACGAGACAATACAAGTGAATTCAGTTCACTCGACAATCACCCCGCCGATATAGGAACGGAACTCTTTGAACGGGAAAAGGATCTTGCGCTCTGCGATCATGACGAATTGCAATTGACCCGAATTGAAGATGCTTTAGAGCGAATCGATAAGGGCAATTATGGGGTATGCGTAACCTGCGGTAATCCAATCAGCTTCCAACGGTTGAGTGCCATCCCCGAGACTGCTTACTGTAAAGAACACAGTCCTCAATCCGTTGTCTCAACCGATCGACCCGTAGAAGAGGAAATATTATCACCCCCGTTCGGACGCACCAGTATGGACGAATACGAGAATCCCGGATTTGACGGTGAGGACACCTGGCAAATTTTAGAGGCATATGGAACTTCTACTTCTCCCGCATATTCCGAAGATGCTGATATTGGCAGTTACGACGATATGGGAATTGAATCAGACCGTGAAATGGACGGATTTGTTGAATCTTATGAGAGTTACGTTGCCACAGATATTTATGGACAAAATGTATTCTTTTATCGTAATGGTCAATATCAAGAGTTAATGAGTTCTACAGAACATCTAGATAGTGAAGACTCTTTGGGAACTGGACCTAATACGTATTAA
- the lspA gene encoding signal peptidase II, with the protein MVYFLIALIVFLIDQGTKYLIATGMEYGDQIPIIGNFFLITSHRNSGAAFGILEGRRVFFIVITTVVVVAIVWYLQKVKHSPNKMLPIALSLVLGGALGNFLDRAVSGEVVDFLQFNFGTYTFPIFNVADSCIVVGVILIVLDSFLEIRREKRTAVSAQEQQEEKV; encoded by the coding sequence GTGGTATACTTTCTCATCGCATTGATTGTTTTTCTTATTGACCAAGGAACGAAGTATTTGATTGCAACCGGAATGGAGTACGGTGATCAAATTCCAATTATAGGAAACTTCTTCCTCATTACATCCCACCGCAACAGCGGTGCGGCATTCGGAATATTGGAAGGCCGACGGGTGTTCTTTATTGTGATAACAACAGTTGTTGTTGTCGCCATTGTGTGGTATTTACAAAAAGTGAAGCACTCTCCTAACAAAATGCTTCCTATAGCGTTGTCCCTTGTATTGGGCGGAGCTCTAGGCAACTTCTTGGACCGTGCTGTAAGTGGTGAAGTTGTTGATTTCCTTCAGTTTAATTTCGGTACCTATACATTCCCGATTTTTAACGTGGCGGATTCATGTATTGTTGTTGGAGTGATCTTAATTGTGCTGGATTCATTCCTTGAAATACGCAGAGAGAAACGGACTGCCGTTTCAGCACAAGAACAACAAGAGGAGAAGGTATGA
- a CDS encoding dihydroorotase — MQLIISNASVLDSNGELVRRHIILQDGIIQSIEEDLVAFSGNDAEVTSIDAAGKLVTPGFIDMHVHLREPGFEHKETIESGSRSAAKGGFTTIACMPNTRPVMDTPEIVNLVKEKAEAAGLVNVLPYAAITKSELGRELTNFAALKEAGVIGFTDDGVGVQSAQMMKDAMALAHSLDMPVIAHCEDNSLVVGAPVAEGEFAKRHGLKGIPNESEAIHVGRDILLAEATGVHYHVCHVSTEQSIRLIRLAKSIGIHVTAEVCPHHLVLSEEDIPGLDANWKMNPPLRSKRDVQACIEALEDGTIDIIVTDHAPHSVEEKAKGMELAPFGIVGFETAFPLLYTEFVAKGRWSLPMLIQRMTADPARVFGLSSGQLVPGAPADLTIVDLEKEQAVDPETFASKGRNTPFTGWKLKGWPVATIVRGNVVWSEQ, encoded by the coding sequence ATGCAACTTATCATTTCGAACGCAAGTGTTTTGGATAGCAATGGTGAATTAGTACGAAGACATATTATTTTGCAGGATGGAATAATTCAATCAATTGAAGAAGATCTTGTTGCGTTCTCAGGGAACGATGCTGAAGTTACAAGTATAGATGCCGCAGGTAAACTTGTTACACCAGGGTTCATCGATATGCATGTGCATTTGCGTGAACCTGGTTTTGAACATAAAGAAACAATAGAGTCAGGCTCTAGATCTGCTGCTAAAGGTGGGTTCACAACGATTGCCTGTATGCCGAATACTCGGCCAGTAATGGATACTCCTGAGATTGTGAACTTGGTCAAGGAGAAGGCTGAAGCTGCTGGTCTAGTAAATGTATTGCCCTATGCGGCAATTACAAAAAGTGAGTTAGGTAGAGAGCTAACGAATTTTGCAGCTTTGAAGGAAGCTGGAGTTATCGGGTTTACCGATGATGGAGTTGGTGTACAAAGTGCACAAATGATGAAGGATGCCATGGCTCTGGCACATTCACTTGATATGCCTGTCATCGCTCACTGTGAGGACAACTCATTAGTGGTAGGTGCCCCAGTGGCTGAAGGAGAGTTCGCAAAACGCCATGGTTTGAAGGGAATTCCGAATGAATCAGAAGCGATTCATGTTGGGCGAGACATTCTGCTAGCTGAAGCAACAGGGGTTCATTACCATGTGTGTCACGTTAGCACAGAGCAATCGATTAGATTGATCCGTTTGGCTAAATCCATTGGCATCCATGTTACTGCTGAGGTTTGCCCGCATCATCTTGTTCTTTCGGAAGAAGATATCCCTGGTCTGGATGCGAACTGGAAAATGAATCCGCCGCTTCGTTCCAAAAGAGATGTGCAAGCATGCATCGAAGCTTTGGAAGACGGTACGATTGATATCATCGTTACGGACCACGCACCACATAGCGTGGAAGAGAAAGCAAAAGGAATGGAACTTGCACCGTTCGGAATCGTAGGTTTCGAAACGGCATTCCCACTACTTTACACTGAGTTTGTCGCGAAGGGCCGTTGGAGTCTTCCAATGTTGATTCAGCGTATGACAGCTGATCCGGCCAGGGTATTCGGGCTCTCCTCGGGGCAACTTGTTCCTGGTGCCCCTGCTGATCTGACCATCGTAGATTTAGAGAAGGAACAAGCTGTTGATCCTGAAACATTTGCTTCAAAGGGACGTAATACGCCATTCACGGGCTGGAAGCTTAAAGGTTGGCCAGTCGCGACGATTGTACGCGGTAATGTAGTTTGGTCCGAGCAATAA
- the pyrR gene encoding bifunctional pyr operon transcriptional regulator/uracil phosphoribosyltransferase PyrR, whose protein sequence is MSTESHIIMDETAIRRALTRIAHEILERNKGIDGCVLAGIKTRGVFLAKRLAERLEEIEGKAIPWFELDVTPYRDDRIEAIRGTERSSFSISIHDKKVILLDDVLYTGRTIRSAMDAIMDCGRPESIQLAVLADRGHRELPIRPDYIGKNVPTSKAEEIEVLLQEIDGRDEVRILQFRGDN, encoded by the coding sequence ATGAGTACCGAGAGTCATATCATTATGGATGAAACTGCAATTCGACGGGCTCTTACAAGAATTGCGCATGAGATTTTGGAGAGAAACAAAGGTATTGATGGGTGTGTGCTAGCTGGGATCAAAACGAGGGGAGTATTTCTCGCCAAACGATTGGCCGAACGGCTAGAGGAAATTGAGGGTAAAGCAATCCCTTGGTTTGAGCTTGATGTTACTCCTTATCGCGATGATCGCATCGAAGCGATTAGGGGAACGGAACGTTCTTCTTTTTCAATATCGATTCATGACAAAAAAGTGATATTACTCGACGATGTTCTGTATACAGGGCGAACGATTCGTTCCGCAATGGACGCAATTATGGATTGTGGACGACCAGAATCGATTCAACTTGCGGTACTTGCAGATCGTGGACATCGGGAACTGCCTATTCGGCCGGACTACATTGGTAAGAATGTTCCAACGTCTAAGGCAGAAGAAATAGAAGTCCTCCTTCAGGAAATTGACGGTCGTGACGAAGTCAGAATTCTACAATTTCGGGGGGATAACTAA
- a CDS encoding RluA family pseudouridine synthase — MMEWKVEAASAKDRIDKYVKSLLDEDISRSQIQLWIQNGDITVNGAQVKVNYKVAEGDTVTLVVPEPEYAEIVPENIPLDVYFEDKDVIVVNKKRGMVVHPAPGHSTGTLVNALMHHCQDLSGINGELRPGIVHRIDKDTSGLIMAAKNDKAHASLAAQLKEHTATRKYFALVHGNLSHDQGTVDAPIGRDPHDRKMYTVIDRNSKHAITHFQVMERFGDYTLLELKLETGRTHQIRVHMKFIGHPLVGDPMYGRSKGIKMDGQALHAAVLGFVHPSSEEYLEFTAPLPTDMEELLHALRNR; from the coding sequence ATGATGGAGTGGAAGGTAGAGGCTGCATCAGCCAAGGATCGGATTGATAAATATGTTAAATCGCTACTTGACGAGGATATTTCTCGTAGCCAAATTCAACTTTGGATTCAAAATGGGGATATCACAGTTAATGGAGCACAAGTCAAAGTGAATTATAAAGTGGCTGAAGGTGACACGGTAACGTTAGTTGTCCCTGAACCGGAATATGCTGAAATTGTTCCTGAGAATATTCCACTGGATGTCTACTTCGAAGATAAAGATGTTATTGTGGTCAACAAAAAGCGGGGCATGGTTGTGCATCCTGCTCCAGGGCATTCAACAGGTACATTAGTGAATGCATTGATGCATCACTGCCAGGATCTTTCTGGTATAAACGGAGAATTACGCCCAGGTATTGTTCATCGAATTGATAAAGATACCTCTGGTTTGATTATGGCCGCTAAGAATGATAAAGCACATGCTTCACTTGCTGCCCAGCTTAAAGAGCACACTGCAACCCGTAAATATTTTGCACTTGTTCATGGCAACTTGAGTCATGATCAGGGGACTGTGGATGCTCCGATTGGGCGAGATCCTCATGATCGTAAAATGTATACGGTCATTGATCGTAACAGTAAGCATGCGATAACGCATTTTCAAGTTATGGAACGTTTCGGTGATTATACGCTTCTGGAGTTAAAGCTCGAGACGGGAAGAACACATCAAATTCGTGTTCACATGAAATTTATAGGTCATCCACTAGTGGGTGATCCTATGTATGGCCGAAGTAAAGGCATTAAGATGGACGGACAAGCTTTGCATGCCGCAGTTCTTGGATTTGTTCATCCTTCTAGCGAAGAGTACTTGGAGTTTACCGCTCCATTACCAACGGATATGGAAGAACTACTTCATGCACTTCGTAATCGGTAG